A genomic stretch from Mya arenaria isolate MELC-2E11 chromosome 10, ASM2691426v1 includes:
- the LOC128206412 gene encoding uncharacterized protein LOC128206412, with amino-acid sequence MNMFPIILLFVFAWFGLCGGHRSENEHRVNSTMLDSQKCEDAPVRFGDGMCLSMVRLIVMCCLGVVSIVVATLCCCSRAKRTPTTPFKTHGDVEQILMSYEREDKLIAKHDGRQVLETNHFQAA; translated from the exons atgaatatgttccctattattcttttatttgtattcgCTTGGTTTGGACTTTGCGGTGGTCATCGCAGCGAGAATGAGCATCGCGTCAATTCTACAATGCTGGATTCACAG AAATGCGAGGACGCTCCAG tcaGGTTTGGCGATGGTATGTGTCTAAGTATGGTTCGGCTGATAGTCATGTGTTGTCTTGGGGTCGTGTCCATCGTGGTAGCCACGCTGTGCTGCTGTAGTCGCGCAAAGCGGACTCCAACTACACCGTTCAAAACCCATGGAGACGTCGAACAAATACTGATGTCGTACGAGCGTGAGGATAAACTGATTGCTAAACATGATGGGAGACAAGTGCTCGAAACTAATCATTTTCAGGCTGCTTGA